The Shewanella zhangzhouensis genome has a window encoding:
- a CDS encoding homogentisate 1,2-dioxygenase has product MPFYVKQGQIPHKRHIAFAKENGELYREELFSTHGFSNIYSNKYHHNMPTKALEVAPMSLTHGDTWVDSLVQNYKLDSRLADGEGNFFSARNKIFFNADVALYTAKVTADTDEFYRNAYADEVVFVHEGDGVLLSEYGELEVKKWDYLVIPRGTTYQLKFNDYSNVRLFVIESFTMVEIPKHFRNEYGQLLESAPYCERDIRVPELKDVVVERGNFPLVCKFGDKYQLTQLEWHPFDLVGWDGFVYPWAFNITEYAPKVGKIHLPPSDHLLFVARNFVICNFVPRPYDFHPQAIPAPYYHNNIDSDEVLYYVDGDFMSRTGIEAGYITLHQKGVAHGPQPGRTEASIGKKDTYEYAVMVDTFAPLQLTEHVKNCMAPDYNRSWLED; this is encoded by the coding sequence ATGCCATTTTATGTGAAGCAAGGTCAGATCCCGCACAAGCGCCATATTGCGTTTGCCAAGGAAAATGGAGAGCTTTACCGCGAAGAGTTGTTCTCTACCCACGGGTTTTCGAACATCTATTCCAACAAGTACCACCACAATATGCCCACCAAGGCGCTGGAAGTGGCCCCCATGTCACTGACTCACGGCGACACCTGGGTCGATTCACTGGTACAAAACTATAAGCTGGACTCACGTCTGGCCGATGGTGAAGGCAATTTCTTCTCTGCCCGCAACAAGATTTTCTTTAACGCTGACGTCGCGCTCTATACCGCCAAGGTAACTGCTGATACGGATGAGTTTTACCGTAACGCCTATGCCGATGAAGTGGTGTTTGTCCATGAAGGCGACGGTGTCCTGCTGTCGGAATATGGCGAGCTTGAAGTGAAAAAGTGGGACTATCTGGTTATCCCGCGCGGCACTACTTATCAGCTCAAGTTCAACGATTACAGCAATGTACGCCTGTTCGTGATTGAATCTTTTACCATGGTGGAGATCCCCAAGCATTTCCGTAACGAATACGGTCAGTTGCTGGAATCTGCGCCATATTGCGAGCGCGATATCCGCGTGCCCGAGCTTAAGGACGTCGTGGTTGAGCGCGGAAACTTCCCGTTGGTGTGCAAGTTTGGCGATAAGTATCAGCTGACGCAGTTGGAGTGGCATCCCTTTGATCTGGTGGGCTGGGACGGTTTTGTGTATCCCTGGGCCTTCAACATCACCGAATACGCGCCCAAGGTGGGCAAAATCCACCTGCCGCCGTCGGATCACCTGCTGTTTGTGGCCAGAAACTTCGTTATCTGCAACTTTGTGCCGCGCCCCTACGATTTCCACCCGCAGGCAATTCCGGCCCCTTACTACCATAACAACATCGACAGCGACGAAGTGCTCTACTACGTCGACGGTGATTTTATGAGCCGCACCGGCATTGAAGCCGGTTACATCACCCTGCACCAGAAAGGCGTGGCCCACGGTCCGCAGCCTGGCCGCACCGAGGCGTCCATCGGTAAGAAGGACACCTACGAGTACGCCGTGATGGTAGACACCTTTGCGCCACTGCAGCTGACCGAACACGTGAAAAACTGCATGGCACCCGATTACAACCGCTCCTGGCTCGAAGACTAA
- a CDS encoding LysR family transcriptional regulator, translated as MRIDVDAFKVLEVLVEEGSFAKAAERLHKAQSAVSYQIKKLEQHLGVSLLSREQYRAELTAEGRVILAEGQRLLSHLANIEHLASRFSEGWEPKLELVIDGALPMEPIMTALKRMAEHQIPTKIQLNMEFLGGVQHRFERDNADLMLVKDYRTGPYYYAKPLPAITSVLLAAPHHPLAGRKALTLTELQQHVELTIEDSSPVKTYRDELQFGGDKVFYLSGFIMKKNALLKGLGFGWMPDFLVRDELKAGLLTEIDFVGGSRYTFVPQLVSTLERPLGRAGRLFTELILEEFAKEPMGIPEGLG; from the coding sequence ATGCGCATCGATGTGGATGCCTTTAAGGTATTGGAAGTACTGGTGGAAGAGGGCAGCTTTGCCAAGGCGGCAGAGCGGCTGCACAAGGCCCAGTCGGCGGTGAGCTACCAGATTAAAAAACTCGAGCAGCACCTGGGCGTGAGTCTGCTCTCGAGGGAACAGTACCGCGCCGAGCTGACCGCGGAAGGGCGGGTGATTTTGGCCGAAGGCCAGCGGCTTTTGTCCCACCTTGCCAATATCGAGCATCTGGCCAGCCGTTTCAGTGAAGGCTGGGAGCCCAAGCTTGAGCTTGTGATTGACGGCGCCTTGCCGATGGAGCCGATTATGACGGCACTCAAACGTATGGCCGAGCATCAAATTCCCACCAAAATTCAGCTCAATATGGAGTTCCTTGGCGGGGTGCAGCACAGATTCGAGCGCGACAATGCCGATTTGATGCTGGTAAAAGACTACCGCACCGGCCCCTATTATTACGCCAAACCCCTGCCGGCCATCACCAGCGTGTTGCTGGCGGCGCCCCATCACCCGCTGGCGGGGCGTAAAGCGCTCACCCTCACCGAGCTTCAGCAACACGTAGAGCTGACGATCGAAGACTCATCGCCAGTGAAAACCTACCGTGACGAGCTGCAGTTTGGTGGCGATAAAGTCTTTTATCTCTCTGGTTTTATTATGAAAAAGAACGCGCTGTTAAAAGGCCTGGGCTTTGGTTGGATGCCGGACTTTTTGGTGCGTGATGAGCTTAAAGCGGGACTGCTTACTGAAATTGATTTTGTTGGCGGCAGCCGTTACACCTTCGTGCCGCAGTTGGTGTCGACCCTCGAGCGCCCCCTGGGCCGCGCCGGCAGGCTCTTTACCGAACTGATTTTGGAAGAATTTGCCAAGGAGCCCATGGGGATCCCTGAGGGTCTGGGTTAA
- a CDS encoding TIGR00266 family protein, which yields MMRRCHEVDYEIRGESMQLVEVELDPGETVIAEAGAMTYMEEGIQFEARMGDGSQPESGFFGALMGAGKRMLTGESLFMTHFTNQGHGKRRVAFSAPYPGTLLALDMAELGGELILQKDSFLAAALGTQITMTFNKRLGTGFFGGEGFIMQKLKGDGMAFVHAGGTLIKKELRGETLRVDTGCLVGFTPGIDYDIQRAGSLKSMVFGGEGLFLATLQGHGTVWLQSLPFSRMADRIIAHAPSAGGSSRGEGSVLGGLGRMLDGD from the coding sequence ATGATGAGACGTTGTCACGAAGTGGACTATGAAATTCGCGGCGAAAGCATGCAGCTGGTGGAAGTGGAGCTGGATCCCGGTGAAACCGTGATTGCCGAAGCAGGCGCTATGACCTACATGGAAGAGGGCATTCAGTTTGAGGCACGCATGGGCGATGGCTCGCAGCCTGAGTCCGGCTTTTTCGGTGCCCTGATGGGCGCGGGCAAGCGTATGCTCACCGGCGAGAGCCTGTTTATGACCCACTTTACCAACCAGGGGCACGGCAAGCGTCGGGTGGCGTTTTCAGCGCCATACCCGGGTACCTTGCTGGCGCTGGATATGGCTGAGCTCGGCGGTGAGCTTATTCTGCAAAAAGACAGCTTTCTGGCAGCTGCCCTTGGCACCCAAATCACCATGACCTTTAACAAGCGCCTGGGTACCGGCTTCTTTGGCGGTGAAGGCTTTATCATGCAAAAGCTCAAGGGCGATGGCATGGCCTTTGTGCACGCCGGTGGCACCCTTATCAAGAAGGAACTCAGAGGCGAGACACTGCGGGTGGATACCGGCTGTTTAGTGGGCTTTACCCCCGGCATCGATTACGACATTCAGCGCGCAGGCTCGCTTAAATCCATGGTCTTTGGCGGTGAAGGCCTGTTTCTGGCCACGCTGCAAGGTCATGGCACTGTATGGCTGCAAAGCCTGCCGTTCTCGCGCATGGCCGACCGTATTATTGCCCATGCGCCTTCGGCGGGTGGTTCCAGTAGGGGTGAAGGTTCGGTGCTTGGCGGCCTTGGCCGCATGCTGGATGGGGATTGA
- a CDS encoding EVE domain-containing protein yields MNYWLMKSEPDEFSIRDLAARPQQTEGWHGIRNYQARNFMRDAMKVGDKVFFYHSSCKVPAVVGVAEVASEVYPDSSAWDPESDYFDPKSSPDAPRWLQLDIRFVKEFAKPVTLTAIKSHPGLADMFLVQKGSRLSIQPVDEIHWQLIHQMAGESL; encoded by the coding sequence ATGAACTACTGGTTGATGAAATCGGAACCTGATGAATTCAGCATCCGAGATCTGGCCGCCAGGCCACAGCAAACCGAAGGCTGGCATGGGATCCGCAATTATCAGGCCCGCAACTTTATGCGGGATGCGATGAAAGTTGGTGATAAGGTATTTTTCTACCATTCCAGCTGCAAGGTTCCCGCCGTTGTCGGCGTCGCCGAAGTAGCCAGTGAAGTCTACCCTGATAGCAGTGCCTGGGATCCTGAGTCGGATTATTTCGATCCCAAATCCAGTCCTGATGCGCCCCGCTGGCTCCAGCTGGATATACGGTTTGTGAAAGAATTTGCAAAACCTGTGACCCTGACAGCCATCAAGAGTCACCCTGGTCTGGCCGATATGTTTCTGGTACAAAAAGGCTCAAGGTTAAGCATACAACCAGTGGATGAAATCCATTGGCAACTCATCCACCAGATGGCTGGTGAATCCCTTTAA
- a CDS encoding substrate-binding periplasmic protein, translating into MLPRRLLSSPMHFFRPMWLVLILLLVGFCVANRVNATVVRLTSLHWPPYSGQGLPSEGAAVAVAKAAFAAMGYQLEVDFYPWSRAVKLAHQSNTPYVGYFPEYYFDTVQFVFSHPMGMSPLGLLEHKSHPISWVSVKDLRNYRLGVVQDYVNTEELDRAIADDLQPAEQVTSDEFNIKKVAAGRIDAAVIDVYVMRYLLKQSRLQGVADKVQINSQLLANKNLYIAFKNTPEGLRWQAIFNEGLQRIDAAEVMAEHLPE; encoded by the coding sequence ATGCTGCCAAGACGACTGCTATCGAGTCCAATGCACTTCTTCAGGCCAATGTGGCTGGTGTTGATCCTGTTACTTGTCGGATTTTGCGTTGCCAACAGAGTAAACGCCACCGTAGTCAGGCTCACATCACTGCACTGGCCACCCTATTCGGGACAAGGTTTGCCATCCGAAGGCGCCGCTGTGGCTGTGGCAAAGGCCGCTTTTGCCGCCATGGGTTATCAACTCGAGGTGGACTTTTATCCCTGGAGCCGTGCCGTGAAACTGGCCCACCAAAGTAATACTCCCTATGTGGGCTATTTTCCCGAGTACTATTTCGACACAGTGCAATTTGTGTTTTCCCACCCCATGGGCATGAGTCCGTTGGGACTGCTTGAGCACAAGAGTCATCCTATCAGTTGGGTGTCGGTAAAGGATCTTCGCAACTACCGGTTGGGGGTTGTACAGGATTATGTGAATACTGAAGAGCTCGACAGGGCCATTGCCGACGATCTTCAGCCGGCTGAGCAGGTGACATCAGATGAGTTCAACATCAAAAAGGTCGCAGCGGGTCGTATCGATGCGGCCGTGATAGATGTTTACGTCATGCGCTATTTGCTCAAACAGAGCAGGCTGCAGGGCGTGGCCGATAAAGTGCAAATTAACAGCCAATTATTGGCAAACAAGAACCTATATATAGCCTTTAAGAATACGCCGGAAGGACTTCGCTGGCAGGCCATTTTCAATGAAGGCCTGCAGCGAATTGATGCGGCAGAAGTGATGGCAGAGCACTTGCCTGAATAA
- a CDS encoding YccF domain-containing protein yields the protein MALLRLIFNIAWFVLGGFVMGLAWWLAGLLCFISIIGIPFGRACFVIGEMAFWPFGQDHVSRRELTGLEDLGTGPLGMVGNVIWFLLFGIWLAIGHIGHALACFITIIGIPFGIQHLKLALLSLTPIGRTVVARA from the coding sequence ATGGCCCTGCTCAGGCTTATATTTAATATCGCGTGGTTTGTACTTGGTGGCTTTGTTATGGGGCTGGCTTGGTGGCTTGCGGGTCTGCTGTGCTTTATCAGCATTATCGGTATTCCCTTTGGACGGGCCTGTTTCGTGATTGGCGAAATGGCATTCTGGCCCTTTGGACAGGACCATGTGTCCCGCCGCGAGCTTACCGGGCTGGAAGATTTGGGGACAGGCCCCCTTGGCATGGTGGGCAACGTTATTTGGTTTTTGCTGTTTGGGATCTGGCTTGCCATTGGTCACATCGGTCACGCACTGGCCTGTTTTATCACCATTATTGGTATTCCATTCGGCATCCAGCACCTTAAACTGGCGCTGCTCAGCCTGACCCCGATTGGGCGCACTGTCGTTGCTCGCGCGTGA
- a CDS encoding pyridoxal-phosphate dependent enzyme: MPSPSPVEPFSFFGHNLWLKRDDVLPEPFSGNKGRKFASLLTDRFDGVQTLIGYGSAQSNSLYSLAALASRRAWQLEFYVDHIAASIYQGEEGNYGGALALGAQIVTVPEQNMSPREYIESIRLKQVDADACLYVPEGGRCALARAGVHALGREIADWAAARGTADLKVFLPSGTGTTALYLSEYFYQQHSDIRVVTCPVVGDGNYLIAQFAELSTDNHVYPEVVGDAHHYAKLKREELEIWMTMRRQGLEFELLYDPCGLLVLKSLLDANAEGNWLYLHQGGLRGNVSMLPRYRRKFAQLFE, from the coding sequence ATGCCCAGCCCAAGCCCAGTCGAGCCATTTTCGTTTTTTGGCCACAATTTGTGGCTCAAGCGGGACGATGTGTTGCCAGAACCCTTCAGCGGCAATAAGGGACGTAAATTTGCCAGCTTGCTGACCGACCGCTTTGATGGTGTGCAAACCCTGATTGGTTATGGTTCGGCGCAGTCCAATTCGCTTTATTCGCTGGCGGCATTGGCAAGCAGGCGTGCTTGGCAACTGGAGTTCTACGTCGATCACATTGCCGCCAGCATCTATCAGGGTGAAGAGGGCAACTACGGCGGTGCACTGGCCCTGGGCGCCCAGATAGTTACAGTGCCAGAGCAAAACATGTCCCCCCGTGAATACATTGAGTCAATTCGCTTAAAGCAGGTGGACGCTGACGCTTGTCTTTATGTGCCGGAAGGTGGCCGATGTGCCCTCGCACGCGCGGGTGTACATGCTCTGGGTCGAGAAATTGCCGATTGGGCCGCCGCCCGGGGCACGGCTGACCTCAAGGTGTTTCTACCGTCCGGCACTGGCACCACGGCACTTTACCTGAGCGAGTATTTTTATCAGCAGCACAGCGATATCAGGGTGGTGACTTGTCCTGTAGTGGGGGATGGCAATTATCTTATTGCCCAGTTCGCTGAATTAAGTACCGACAATCACGTTTACCCCGAGGTGGTTGGAGACGCCCATCATTACGCCAAACTCAAGCGTGAAGAGCTGGAGATATGGATGACGATGCGTCGCCAGGGGCTGGAATTTGAGCTTTTGTACGACCCTTGCGGGCTGCTGGTATTGAAGTCATTGCTGGATGCCAATGCTGAGGGAAACTGGCTGTACCTGCACCAGGGAGGGCTCAGGGGGAATGTGTCCATGTTGCCCCGCTACCGGCGCAAGTTTGCACAGCTATTCGAATAA
- a CDS encoding mechanosensitive ion channel family protein, giving the protein MKRIYQVFILFCFGLFTSLSAANSSLTLMQALDKSNEIEEVQAPTPEQYPYRDLLWRDTPRGALQGFLKAAWDQDYARASEYLDLRFLPGRMSPAQGEKYARDLQAILDRNIWIDLDTVNDTPQGNEQDNLPAYRDVFARIQVGNKDAVFFLQRVPDADIGSIWKISNATIAQVPTLYEKLGYGPWVEWFIAHVPEGRLFRLNLWEWAFMLTFLAASLLLVIPVAWIVKWLLLRTQWQHREETARIVTGPLCFFVAVVLNKAAILQTTLPVMTKELIDTGVFLVLTLVWLLWSLMGLMQSVLKARWTEKGSKQAASLLRPLTNFFRIFMLAMVSLIWLQHLGFNVGAILAGMGIGGIALALASKQSIENFIGTVTLYSSAPLKVGNLCKLGNLRGTVEEIGLRCTRIRTLDRSVIHIPNAKLAEMEIENISEREKIRFKTDIRLDYNTSAEQIKKITEDIKALLETTDKVNEKPLRVTFSGFGLHGLEINVFAYVGTTSLPTYQQVAHELNLGIMEIVAKHGSKVVPALAPVAP; this is encoded by the coding sequence ATGAAACGGATTTATCAGGTTTTTATCCTGTTTTGTTTTGGATTGTTCACCAGTTTGAGCGCGGCCAATTCATCCCTGACCTTGATGCAGGCATTGGATAAGTCCAATGAGATAGAGGAGGTGCAAGCCCCGACGCCCGAGCAATACCCATACCGTGACCTTTTGTGGCGGGATACCCCCAGAGGTGCATTACAGGGGTTCTTGAAGGCTGCCTGGGATCAGGATTACGCCCGGGCTTCGGAGTATTTGGACTTGCGATTTTTACCGGGGCGAATGAGCCCGGCCCAAGGGGAAAAGTATGCCCGGGATCTGCAAGCCATCCTGGACCGTAACATCTGGATTGACCTGGATACAGTGAATGACACCCCGCAGGGCAATGAGCAGGATAATCTGCCTGCCTATCGCGATGTATTTGCCCGTATTCAGGTGGGTAACAAGGATGCGGTGTTTTTTCTGCAGAGAGTGCCTGATGCCGACATCGGCAGTATCTGGAAGATCTCCAATGCCACCATAGCTCAGGTGCCAACACTCTACGAAAAGCTGGGCTATGGCCCCTGGGTTGAATGGTTTATTGCTCACGTGCCAGAGGGGCGACTATTCAGGCTTAACCTTTGGGAATGGGCTTTTATGCTGACATTCCTGGCGGCATCATTGCTGTTGGTGATCCCGGTTGCCTGGATAGTGAAATGGCTGCTGCTAAGGACCCAATGGCAGCACCGTGAGGAAACGGCCCGGATAGTCACTGGGCCACTGTGCTTTTTTGTGGCAGTGGTACTGAATAAGGCAGCAATTCTGCAAACGACCTTGCCGGTAATGACCAAAGAGCTTATCGACACCGGGGTGTTTTTAGTGCTGACATTGGTGTGGCTGCTCTGGTCGCTGATGGGGCTCATGCAAAGTGTACTCAAGGCACGCTGGACGGAAAAGGGCAGCAAGCAGGCTGCCTCCCTGCTGCGGCCATTGACCAATTTTTTCCGCATTTTTATGTTGGCAATGGTGTCGCTGATTTGGTTGCAACACCTGGGGTTCAATGTGGGGGCAATTCTGGCGGGTATGGGCATTGGCGGTATCGCGTTGGCATTGGCATCCAAACAGTCCATCGAAAACTTTATCGGCACTGTGACCCTGTATTCCTCTGCACCGCTCAAAGTAGGTAACCTGTGTAAACTTGGCAATTTGCGGGGCACAGTGGAAGAAATTGGCCTTCGCTGTACCCGTATTCGCACCCTCGACCGGTCTGTGATCCATATTCCCAATGCCAAGCTCGCGGAAATGGAAATCGAAAACATCTCAGAGCGGGAAAAAATCCGGTTTAAAACCGATATCCGCCTGGATTACAACACCAGTGCCGAGCAAATCAAAAAAATCACGGAAGATATCAAAGCCTTGCTTGAGACTACCGATAAGGTTAACGAAAAGCCCCTGCGGGTCACCTTCAGCGGTTTTGGCTTGCACGGTCTTGAAATCAATGTGTTTGCCTATGTGGGCACCACGAGTTTGCCCACCTACCAACAGGTGGCACACGAGCTGAATCTGGGCATTATGGAAATCGTGGCCAAACATGGCTCCAAGGTGGTGCCAGCCTTGGCTCCGGTAGCGCCTTAA
- a CDS encoding PqiB family protein, which translates to MTNIEAPKVVKKKLFSPVWLLPLVALALAAWLGIKSIRESGVEIFIHFPSASGIDVGKTLVKYQGLTVGKVTDIAMDEDLKGVNVTVMMDYRSTPYLKENTQFWLVSPKASITGVSGLDALFSGNYIAVQPGDGDSVTRFDALREAPPLAPGNEGILVELSTDRLGSLDVGSGVYFRQIPVGNVVSYRLEGNQRIIIGAFIQDQYAHLVKKDSRFWNVSGMSIDASLKGIKVESESLATLLAGGISFSSSDAGMSASHGDSFVLHSTEADALGGHSLELTTTNADGLNVGSVVVYRGLEVGKVTDTRLTDTGVTLTVFINNAHGDLIGQDSRFWREGAEVSLGGIKHAARLITGDVIALMPGEGNMQGSYVLEDKAPDFMYADKAHLLIRSDKGQGAQVGAEIRYRNLPIGEVTQVKLAEDLGSVEYQAEIQPEFKRLLTRGSYLVTESRVSLDASLKGVKFAVGDTSTLLNGALRLVSGSGGTLSDKDELRLYASDDEALAAKAPTQRIKVKLQSIEGAGIEVASPVYYKKMHIGEVTQVKWQPDADVFNIELAIDSTFNRLIGPNTLYWKHSAISVDASLKGLKVDVATLPGLISGGIAIGLLQQGEAKNPGHLYESETLALAQANPVELVMSADSRLAAGAPIRFQGHQIGEVTEVKLSSDLRELIAHAYLYGEYADNFSREDSRYLLEDVQISLQGIKAPEAILTGPFISVLPGNAATRLQRFKVTTRAPHYANVAEDALKLTLERPSLGSLKAGSQIFYRGVAIGAIDGYALNSSGSQVELFAHIDAEYRHLVNASSVFFDLSGVSVEFGLFSGAKVQTGSLETILAGGIGVATRAATAGNNQLGNGSRFVLYPEAHEDWLSWAPQ; encoded by the coding sequence ATGACAAATATTGAAGCACCCAAGGTAGTCAAGAAGAAACTGTTCTCGCCGGTGTGGCTGCTGCCTCTGGTCGCACTTGCCCTTGCAGCCTGGCTTGGTATCAAGAGTATTCGCGAGTCCGGCGTCGAAATTTTTATTCATTTCCCCAGCGCTTCCGGAATCGATGTAGGCAAAACCCTGGTCAAATATCAGGGACTGACTGTCGGTAAGGTGACCGATATAGCCATGGACGAAGACCTTAAAGGCGTCAACGTCACCGTGATGATGGACTATCGCTCAACACCGTATCTTAAAGAAAACACCCAATTCTGGCTGGTATCACCCAAGGCCTCCATTACCGGGGTGTCCGGCCTCGATGCCCTCTTCTCCGGAAACTATATCGCGGTGCAGCCGGGGGATGGCGATAGCGTTACCCGTTTCGACGCCCTGAGAGAGGCACCGCCATTGGCCCCCGGCAACGAAGGCATATTGGTGGAACTCAGTACCGACAGACTCGGTTCACTGGATGTGGGCTCGGGTGTCTATTTTCGGCAAATTCCTGTGGGCAACGTGGTGAGTTATCGCCTCGAAGGCAATCAGAGAATCATCATAGGGGCCTTCATTCAGGACCAATACGCACATCTGGTGAAAAAAGACAGCCGTTTCTGGAACGTCTCCGGCATGAGCATCGATGCGTCGTTAAAAGGTATCAAGGTTGAAAGCGAAAGCCTCGCGACGCTGCTTGCAGGGGGGATCAGTTTCAGCAGCTCCGATGCCGGAATGAGCGCCAGCCACGGTGACAGCTTTGTGCTGCACAGCACAGAGGCTGATGCGCTTGGCGGACACTCACTGGAACTGACAACAACCAATGCCGATGGCCTCAATGTGGGCAGCGTGGTCGTGTATCGCGGCCTTGAAGTCGGCAAGGTTACCGACACCAGGCTAACTGATACAGGCGTCACTCTGACCGTTTTTATCAATAACGCCCACGGCGATTTAATAGGTCAGGACAGCCGCTTCTGGCGCGAAGGCGCTGAGGTGTCTCTTGGCGGAATAAAGCACGCGGCCAGGCTGATTACCGGCGATGTGATTGCCCTAATGCCCGGTGAAGGCAACATGCAGGGTAGCTATGTCCTCGAGGACAAGGCACCCGACTTTATGTATGCCGACAAGGCCCATCTCCTTATTCGCAGTGACAAAGGCCAGGGAGCGCAGGTTGGCGCCGAAATACGCTACCGCAATCTACCCATTGGTGAGGTAACCCAGGTAAAACTCGCTGAGGATTTGGGTTCTGTGGAGTATCAGGCCGAAATACAGCCTGAATTCAAACGTTTGCTGACCCGTGGCAGTTACCTGGTCACAGAGTCCCGGGTAAGCCTCGATGCATCCCTCAAAGGGGTGAAGTTTGCCGTGGGAGATACCTCCACCTTACTCAATGGCGCACTCAGACTGGTAAGTGGCAGCGGTGGTACCCTCTCAGATAAGGATGAACTGCGCCTCTACGCATCAGATGACGAAGCGCTGGCCGCCAAGGCGCCAACACAGCGAATCAAGGTAAAGCTGCAAAGTATTGAAGGCGCCGGTATTGAGGTCGCAAGCCCGGTTTATTACAAGAAGATGCACATAGGGGAAGTGACCCAGGTTAAGTGGCAGCCCGATGCGGATGTATTCAATATTGAGCTTGCCATCGACAGTACCTTTAACCGTCTGATTGGCCCCAATACGCTTTACTGGAAACACAGTGCCATTTCTGTGGATGCCAGTCTCAAGGGCCTGAAAGTAGACGTGGCTACCCTGCCCGGTCTTATCAGTGGCGGCATCGCCATTGGCCTGCTGCAACAGGGTGAGGCAAAAAATCCAGGCCATCTTTATGAGTCTGAGACGCTTGCACTGGCGCAGGCGAACCCGGTCGAACTGGTGATGAGCGCTGACTCCCGCCTGGCGGCCGGCGCACCTATCCGTTTTCAGGGGCATCAGATAGGCGAAGTCACCGAAGTTAAGCTGTCGTCGGATTTACGTGAGCTCATTGCACACGCCTACCTCTACGGCGAATACGCCGATAACTTTAGCCGTGAAGACAGCCGTTATCTGCTGGAAGATGTGCAGATTTCATTGCAGGGCATCAAGGCTCCGGAAGCCATACTCACCGGGCCCTTTATCTCCGTTTTGCCCGGTAACGCTGCGACCCGCCTGCAGCGCTTTAAGGTCACCACCCGAGCACCCCACTACGCCAATGTGGCAGAAGATGCGCTCAAGCTAACACTCGAGCGGCCATCCCTGGGTTCACTGAAAGCAGGCAGTCAAATCTTCTATCGCGGTGTTGCCATCGGCGCTATCGACGGCTATGCCCTCAACAGCAGTGGCAGCCAGGTTGAGCTTTTTGCCCACATCGACGCCGAGTACCGACATCTGGTCAACGCCAGCAGCGTGTTTTTTGATCTCTCAGGGGTGAGCGTCGAATTTGGCCTCTTCTCCGGCGCCAAGGTGCAAACCGGATCACTCGAAACCATTCTGGCCGGTGGAATTGGTGTCGCCACCCGCGCTGCGACTGCCGGCAATAACCAGCTTGGTAATGGCAGCCGCTTTGTGCTTTATCCCGAGGCCCACGAAGATTGGCTGTCATGGGCGCCTCAATAA
- a CDS encoding paraquat-inducible protein A: MTDNVQTTGKQMGLCLCPVCKKTNPQNAQTCSRCGANNQARDYASVQKSWALLITAAILLIPANVYPITTLVNQGKVTHDTIFSGIKHLVHSDMLPIAIIVFTASILVPWLKIIGLAIYLTAISFSLPVSKRRLMAGFHIIEWIGRWSMLDLFVISLTVALVNMGQLLDAKPAPAATAFALVILLTQLAAKVLDTRLLWDRLDLEDDKY, from the coding sequence ATGACTGACAATGTCCAGACCACCGGCAAACAAATGGGCCTGTGTCTTTGCCCGGTATGTAAGAAAACCAATCCGCAAAATGCACAGACTTGCAGCCGCTGTGGAGCAAATAACCAGGCCAGGGATTACGCCAGTGTGCAAAAAAGCTGGGCACTGCTTATCACAGCCGCCATTTTGCTTATTCCTGCCAACGTGTATCCCATTACTACCCTGGTGAATCAGGGCAAGGTGACCCACGACACCATATTCAGCGGTATCAAGCATTTGGTGCATTCAGACATGTTGCCTATCGCCATCATTGTCTTTACCGCGAGTATTCTGGTGCCCTGGCTGAAAATCATAGGGCTTGCCATCTACCTCACTGCCATCAGTTTTTCCTTGCCGGTGTCCAAACGCAGACTAATGGCGGGCTTTCACATTATTGAGTGGATCGGACGCTGGTCCATGCTGGACTTATTTGTAATTTCATTAACGGTTGCCCTGGTGAACATGGGGCAATTGCTGGATGCCAAACCCGCACCGGCAGCAACGGCATTTGCCCTGGTGATTCTGCTGACACAGCTTGCGGCCAAGGTATTGGATACGCGTTTACTCTGGGATCGACTGGACTTAGAAGATGACAAATATTGA